From Pseudomonas fluorescens, one genomic window encodes:
- a CDS encoding LysR family transcriptional regulator — MDIDLARTFLEIVRCGSLAAAAEKLHVTQTAITARVQKLESQLASTLFVRNRAGARLTADGEAFVVYANHMVQAWEAARRDLPLPDGYRNVLHIGGETSLCNPLMLSWTREIRARIPTYALRTEIDTGESLLKQLEVGVLDAALVYQPEYWPRLQVEQLLEEKLIQVRLRTQPEPYVYIDWGSDFRRQHDAALPDKARAALTFNLGPLALQYILQNGGTGYFRTRVVQSYLDSGVLERVPKAPEFSYPTFLVYSRDRDSQVLQQAFDLLRALVRADCDWSQRWDPF, encoded by the coding sequence ATGGACATCGATCTCGCCCGCACTTTCCTGGAAATCGTCCGTTGTGGCAGCCTCGCCGCCGCCGCGGAAAAACTGCATGTCACCCAGACCGCCATCACCGCGCGGGTGCAAAAGCTCGAAAGCCAGCTGGCCAGTACCCTGTTCGTGCGCAACCGTGCCGGTGCTCGCCTGACCGCCGATGGCGAGGCCTTCGTGGTTTACGCCAATCACATGGTCCAGGCCTGGGAAGCGGCGCGCCGCGATTTGCCGCTGCCGGACGGTTACCGCAATGTGCTGCACATCGGCGGCGAAACCAGTTTGTGCAATCCCCTGATGCTCAGTTGGACCCGGGAGATCCGCGCTCGAATTCCCACCTATGCCCTGCGCACCGAAATCGACACTGGCGAAAGCCTGCTCAAGCAGTTGGAAGTGGGCGTACTGGATGCGGCGCTGGTGTATCAACCCGAATACTGGCCGCGCCTGCAAGTCGAGCAACTGTTGGAAGAAAAGCTGATCCAGGTGCGCCTGCGCACGCAACCCGAGCCTTACGTGTACATCGACTGGGGCAGCGACTTTCGCCGTCAGCACGATGCCGCCTTGCCCGACAAGGCCCGCGCCGCGCTGACCTTCAACCTCGGCCCGCTGGCCTTGCAATACATTCTGCAAAACGGTGGTACCGGCTATTTTCGGACCCGGGTGGTGCAGTCCTATCTCGACAGCGGCGTGCTGGAACGGGTGCCCAAGGCCCCAGAATTCAGCTACCCGACCTTCCTCGTGTACTCGCGCGATCGCGACTCCCAGGTGCTGCAGCAGGCGTTCGATTTGCTGCGTGCACTGGTCCGGGCTGACTGTGACTGGTCGCAGCGCTGGGATCCGTTTTAG
- a CDS encoding dermonecrotic toxin domain-containing protein — translation MNTPQPREDFQALVGTALPQTPAQFANQLIEQRWGQDIDPQSALLVNLHYGYHGHPAIDGVEQGQVASSLSLTQVVLDNHQTIGDGRFGETAFGLYTPPAIGPAVQIIDKVDEFAYVGAGNHASYEGIYRKTTPQTYDPQTQLPITPADFKAWVWRLDLKDRFSAYVDKAWPADDTIMAPQTYPLRTSVKLALVMAAYLQRQENSLTQDGLELALQAAGLPADQQWAQLTLEQLAAPTRSQVEAARLAIYRYTSRDLWVFRRVSASTILLYVPGNASPLHQFADIAAMRRWIVQQAADDDCKQALAAHFAEDDRDDGTFHAGVLTALDGMRQYPRQHQLKKGHGFFNNDGYWDPADYIHLQTVPASCDPFAQLVLSMKQAAVFSIQTIRDDAQVNRDNLSALVEPVVQWINRYAPLALFVPGGEGLLVLAGLIDAGYGLDQAVNGREPGDQAAGLTRTVFGLLNALPLLRATAALHGEGALEAVAEHAAPTDAVVPGPELPAETPAAVAPLTRVQLLRGIGAPVATLSDEVLAQIARISPVDDDMLRLMQAGQRAPTPQLADTLERFRIDQELATMPVGPARTDAFNARYAAQQHSDSRWVKLFQKQYPGLPKNAIEHVLDRTGVDLAASPSTQESLRLLGQLDGKFSEYQQHVRLGRAYEGLYLQSLDNPQTQVLALHSLTRLPGWPQTLSIEVLDGPLSGRIVDRVGALESTDVRRLIKVGTGFGAQGASNLYQALHDLLSPAQREALGLDPLAAVEDLQEKIRHHALPRAQLIHGLQRMDGGLTFEALGLRGGGYPNTAQGATLSRNVQLFQLRLVYPGLNSQQGIELLDGLGARAMAELARLETQLYQLDADLSQWVYGAVYDVQALDELFLREGQEDALGMDAAQIEEENLERLEQTLFFERKVREELGAELINFWQYMGDARHHVLVDGQMVGYKLDMDLERYLSLPALNTKFPNVVELSMKGFAVKRAGDLDSFLECFPNLRRLNLEGVDLRRINPEGVLEAGIPRGIWNMSQLRELNLKSTRLALNEQAAGRLAGLVHLHTLDLSENPLAVPPLVSGMQALRRLNLHATGIRYCPIGIAEQPTLELLDLSNNQIKRVPPAVLAQAVARDRVQLWGNPLTDEDTLRRIVSHRQQTGLNLWLGTADASVSQPQVWLERLADADVELRQQIWQRLLAKPQGGRFLRQIEPLSRTADFRVNYSGLQARVWHLLEEVDASQELWELLSTEVLLSALDVQNPFVSLTRLEHRMRLYMDWVRMGRPFPIGELQLQ, via the coding sequence ATGAACACCCCGCAGCCACGCGAAGACTTCCAGGCGCTGGTCGGTACCGCGCTTCCCCAGACCCCCGCGCAATTTGCCAACCAACTCATTGAGCAGCGATGGGGCCAGGACATCGATCCGCAAAGTGCCTTGCTGGTCAACCTCCACTACGGCTATCACGGCCACCCCGCGATTGATGGCGTTGAACAAGGGCAAGTGGCAAGTTCCCTGAGCCTGACTCAGGTGGTATTGGACAATCACCAGACGATCGGCGACGGACGCTTTGGCGAAACCGCCTTCGGCCTCTATACGCCGCCGGCTATCGGCCCCGCCGTGCAGATCATCGACAAGGTCGATGAGTTTGCCTATGTCGGGGCTGGCAATCACGCCAGTTATGAGGGGATCTACCGCAAGACCACCCCGCAAACCTACGACCCGCAGACCCAACTGCCCATCACTCCCGCCGACTTCAAGGCGTGGGTCTGGCGCCTCGATCTGAAGGATCGGTTCAGTGCCTACGTCGATAAGGCCTGGCCCGCAGACGACACGATCATGGCCCCGCAAACCTATCCGCTGCGCACCTCGGTCAAGCTGGCCCTGGTCATGGCCGCTTATCTGCAGCGTCAGGAGAACAGCCTCACGCAAGACGGGCTTGAACTGGCGCTGCAAGCCGCCGGTTTGCCTGCGGACCAGCAATGGGCGCAGCTAACACTCGAACAACTGGCGGCACCGACTCGAAGCCAGGTCGAAGCCGCACGTCTTGCGATCTACCGCTACACCAGTCGCGATCTGTGGGTCTTTCGCCGTGTCTCTGCCTCGACAATCCTGCTTTATGTGCCGGGCAACGCCTCACCGCTGCATCAGTTTGCCGATATCGCGGCCATGCGCCGCTGGATCGTCCAGCAGGCCGCCGACGACGATTGCAAGCAAGCCCTGGCCGCGCATTTTGCCGAGGACGACCGCGATGACGGCACCTTCCACGCCGGGGTGCTCACCGCCCTGGACGGCATGCGCCAATACCCGCGCCAACATCAACTGAAAAAGGGCCATGGTTTTTTCAACAACGATGGATATTGGGATCCGGCGGACTACATTCATCTGCAGACAGTTCCTGCGAGCTGCGATCCGTTCGCGCAACTGGTCCTGAGCATGAAGCAGGCCGCAGTTTTCAGCATTCAGACGATTCGCGACGACGCCCAGGTCAACCGCGATAACCTCAGTGCCCTGGTCGAGCCCGTTGTGCAATGGATCAATCGCTACGCGCCGTTGGCCCTGTTTGTCCCGGGCGGAGAAGGGCTGTTGGTGTTGGCTGGCCTGATCGATGCCGGGTACGGCCTGGACCAGGCCGTCAATGGTCGCGAGCCGGGTGATCAGGCGGCGGGGCTGACCCGCACGGTGTTCGGCCTGCTCAACGCGCTGCCGCTGTTGCGGGCGACGGCGGCACTGCATGGCGAGGGTGCGCTTGAGGCGGTGGCGGAGCACGCTGCCCCGACCGATGCCGTGGTGCCAGGTCCCGAACTCCCCGCCGAAACCCCTGCTGCCGTTGCGCCCCTCACCCGTGTGCAATTGTTGCGCGGGATTGGCGCGCCGGTCGCGACCTTGAGCGATGAGGTGCTGGCGCAAATCGCCCGCATCAGCCCGGTCGACGACGACATGCTGCGCCTGATGCAGGCTGGGCAACGCGCTCCGACCCCGCAATTGGCCGACACCCTGGAGCGTTTTCGGATCGACCAGGAGCTGGCCACCATGCCCGTCGGCCCGGCCCGCACCGATGCATTCAACGCACGCTACGCCGCGCAGCAACACAGCGACTCCAGATGGGTGAAGCTGTTCCAGAAGCAGTACCCGGGCTTGCCGAAAAACGCCATCGAACATGTGCTGGATCGTACGGGAGTCGACCTCGCCGCCAGCCCTTCAACCCAGGAGAGTCTGCGTTTGCTGGGTCAGTTGGATGGCAAGTTCAGCGAATACCAGCAACACGTGCGTCTGGGCCGTGCCTATGAGGGGCTCTACCTGCAATCGCTGGACAACCCGCAGACCCAGGTGCTGGCCCTGCATTCACTGACGCGCTTGCCCGGCTGGCCGCAGACCCTGAGCATCGAAGTGCTCGACGGTCCCCTCAGCGGACGAATCGTCGATCGCGTGGGCGCGCTCGAATCCACGGATGTGCGGCGCTTGATCAAGGTCGGCACTGGCTTCGGCGCGCAAGGCGCGAGCAATCTGTACCAGGCGCTTCACGACCTGCTGAGCCCGGCGCAACGCGAGGCCCTTGGACTCGATCCGCTGGCAGCGGTCGAGGACTTGCAGGAGAAAATTCGCCACCATGCATTGCCTCGTGCGCAACTCATCCATGGCCTGCAGCGCATGGACGGCGGGCTGACGTTCGAGGCGCTCGGGCTGCGGGGCGGCGGCTACCCGAACACCGCACAGGGGGCGACGTTATCGCGCAATGTGCAGCTATTTCAGTTGCGATTGGTCTATCCCGGGCTGAACAGCCAGCAGGGTATCGAGCTGCTTGACGGCCTGGGCGCCAGGGCGATGGCGGAGCTGGCACGTCTGGAAACCCAGCTGTATCAACTGGATGCTGATCTCAGTCAGTGGGTCTATGGCGCTGTGTATGACGTGCAGGCCCTGGACGAGCTGTTTTTGCGTGAAGGGCAAGAGGATGCCCTGGGCATGGATGCCGCACAGATCGAGGAGGAGAACCTTGAGCGTCTCGAGCAGACGTTGTTTTTCGAGCGCAAGGTGAGAGAGGAACTGGGGGCTGAGTTGATCAACTTCTGGCAGTACATGGGTGATGCCCGCCATCACGTGCTGGTCGACGGTCAGATGGTCGGTTACAAGCTGGACATGGACCTCGAGCGCTACCTGTCGCTGCCGGCACTGAACACAAAGTTTCCCAATGTTGTCGAGTTGTCGATGAAGGGGTTTGCCGTCAAGCGTGCAGGGGACCTGGACAGCTTTCTGGAATGTTTTCCCAATCTGCGTCGGTTGAACCTTGAGGGTGTCGACCTGCGCCGGATAAACCCCGAGGGCGTGCTAGAGGCGGGCATTCCCCGTGGAATCTGGAACATGAGCCAGCTACGGGAGCTGAACCTCAAGTCGACCCGCCTGGCGCTGAACGAACAGGCCGCAGGTCGGCTGGCGGGGCTGGTACATTTGCATACGCTGGACCTGAGTGAGAACCCGTTGGCGGTGCCGCCGCTGGTGTCGGGGATGCAGGCGCTGCGGCGCCTCAACCTGCATGCCACGGGCATCCGCTATTGCCCGATCGGCATTGCCGAGCAGCCCACCCTGGAACTGCTCGACCTCAGCAACAACCAGATCAAACGCGTTCCGCCTGCCGTGTTGGCGCAGGCAGTGGCCAGGGACCGCGTGCAACTGTGGGGTAACCCGTTGACGGATGAGGACACGTTGCGGCGCATTGTCAGCCATCGGCAGCAGACCGGCTTGAACCTGTGGCTCGGCACCGCCGACGCCAGCGTCAGCCAGCCGCAGGTCTGGCTTGAGCGCTTGGCCGATGCGGACGTCGAACTCAGGCAGCAGATCTGGCAGCGGCTGCTGGCCAAGCCTCAGGGTGGACGTTTCCTGCGCCAGATCGAACCCCTCAGCCGTACCGCCGATTTCCGGGTGAATTACTCAGGGCTTCAGGCGCGGGTCTGGCACCTGTTGGAGGAGGTGGACGCGTCACAGGAGCTGTGGGAGCTGTTGAGCACTGAGGTGCTGCTGTCGGCGCTGGATGTACAAAACCCGTTCGTCAGCCTGACACGGCTGGAACACCGGATGCGCTTGTACATGGATTGGGTGAGGATGGGCAGGCCATTCCCGATAGGCGAGCTGCAATTGCAGTGA
- a CDS encoding SCP2 sterol-binding domain-containing protein, giving the protein MTNVADAVQAMKAKFNPAAAAGLDLVFGFRIDDDKHFSLIVKDSTCELKEGENPDAQVTLVMDAETLQGIVSGETDGMQAFMGGKLRAEGDMMLAMKLSELFPA; this is encoded by the coding sequence ATGACCAACGTAGCTGACGCCGTACAAGCAATGAAAGCCAAGTTCAACCCAGCCGCTGCTGCCGGCCTGGACCTGGTCTTCGGTTTCCGTATCGACGACGACAAGCACTTTTCGCTGATCGTTAAAGACAGCACCTGCGAGCTGAAAGAAGGCGAGAACCCGGACGCCCAGGTGACTCTGGTCATGGACGCTGAAACCCTGCAAGGCATCGTCAGCGGCGAAACCGACGGCATGCAAGCCTTCATGGGCGGCAAACTGCGCGCTGAAGGCGACATGATGCTGGCGATGAAACTGTCCGAGCTGTTCCCGGCCTAA
- a CDS encoding SMP-30/gluconolactonase/LRE family protein gives MVIVLIGLFLLLAPTKVQPVAWKPEPAPSLQTGTYAENQKLRDLEHVGSTNIDGPEALLLEEGFLISGLNDGKIIRSSLDGQSRKVLIDTGGRPLGLARHPDGRLIIADAKKGLLALDAQGQLIVLTKEANSLPFGFTDDVVIDKTGHYAYFSDASSRWGYGHDGEAIIEHGGDGRLLRYDFQTGKTEVLLDHLQFANGVALGPQDSYVLVNETGAYRISRYWLSGPMAGTHDVFIDNLPGMPDNLSFNGHERFWVALYTPRNALLDATAGQPFVRKMIVRALMVLPKPAERRAFVVGVDLQGKVIANLQDAGSGNYSPITTVREYGDWLYFGSLKASHMTRLPLGKALQ, from the coding sequence ATGGTGATCGTGTTGATCGGCCTGTTCCTGCTACTGGCGCCGACCAAGGTGCAACCGGTGGCCTGGAAACCCGAGCCGGCGCCATCGCTGCAAACCGGAACCTACGCCGAGAACCAGAAGCTGCGTGATCTGGAGCATGTCGGCTCAACCAATATCGACGGGCCGGAAGCGCTGTTGCTGGAGGAAGGTTTCCTGATCAGCGGCCTCAATGACGGCAAGATTATCCGCAGCAGTCTCGATGGCCAGTCGCGCAAGGTGTTGATCGACACCGGAGGACGCCCCTTGGGCCTGGCTCGCCACCCGGACGGCCGGCTGATCATTGCCGACGCGAAAAAGGGGTTGCTGGCCCTCGATGCGCAAGGTCAGTTGATCGTCCTGACCAAAGAAGCCAACAGCCTGCCGTTCGGTTTTACCGACGATGTGGTGATCGACAAGACCGGTCACTACGCCTATTTCAGCGACGCTTCCAGCCGCTGGGGCTACGGCCATGACGGCGAAGCGATCATCGAACATGGTGGCGACGGCCGGTTGCTGCGCTATGACTTTCAAACCGGCAAGACCGAAGTGCTGCTGGATCACCTGCAGTTCGCCAATGGCGTCGCCCTTGGACCGCAGGACAGCTACGTGCTGGTCAATGAAACCGGGGCGTATCGCATCAGTCGTTATTGGTTGAGCGGGCCTATGGCTGGCACCCATGACGTGTTCATCGACAACTTGCCAGGCATGCCCGACAACCTCAGTTTCAATGGCCATGAGCGTTTCTGGGTGGCGCTGTACACGCCGCGCAACGCCTTGCTCGACGCCACTGCCGGGCAACCCTTCGTGCGCAAGATGATTGTCCGGGCCTTGATGGTCCTGCCCAAGCCCGCGGAGCGCCGGGCCTTTGTGGTGGGGGTGGATCTGCAGGGCAAGGTGATCGCCAATCTGCAGGATGCCGGCAGTGGCAATTACTCGCCGATCACCACCGTGCGTGAGTACGGCGACTGGCTGTATTTCGGTTCGTTGAAGGCCAGCCACATGACGCGATTGCCGCTGGGCAAAGCGCTGCAATAG
- a CDS encoding DUF465 domain-containing protein, translating to MPVKHDLYADLSHTRDEVQKLRASDPHLHALLDKYSNIDTQVLDAEAAAKADDQLTRLKTERLSIKDKIRDRLNGAGKA from the coding sequence ATGCCGGTGAAACATGACCTGTATGCAGACTTGAGCCATACCAGAGACGAGGTTCAGAAACTGCGTGCCAGCGATCCGCATTTGCATGCGCTGCTGGACAAGTATTCCAATATCGACACCCAGGTGCTCGACGCGGAAGCCGCCGCCAAGGCGGATGACCAACTGACCAGGCTCAAGACGGAACGCCTTTCGATCAAGGATAAAATCAGGGATAGGCTCAACGGAGCAGGCAAGGCCTGA
- a CDS encoding SRPBCC family protein produces MRQTTQAFRSRYRADIHRFYNPWLHAGFVLIFGIGAIGLFCSSLDQVSAAQWLTVPLTLLLFNFAVYGVHRHLGHHKHAFARLFYARHTGDHHSFFAPGHMAYDSARDWRVILFPAWLIVLHTLLFALPAWWLLKQLDSNVAALFASCLVLGYLIYEVFHACEHLPADHPLSQMPWIRQMRRLHELHHRRELMQARNFNIVLPLADYLFGTLYWEDEPDHAHPSSRMPMTRLQHQIDIAREPIAVLAYASTVSRWPEWHPSSLRVAGPPGPLHAGARFEEDIHAGGRAGHLSWEVSEYLPGRRWSARAQGDHGLELQLTYECTGDSADTRFVRTLEYRFSSLWMRLVNQLLLKRRIERESAVSMLALRDMALLPQSINAGVLA; encoded by the coding sequence GTGAGGCAAACCACGCAGGCATTTCGCAGCCGTTACCGGGCGGACATCCATCGTTTCTACAATCCCTGGCTGCATGCGGGGTTTGTGCTGATCTTCGGCATCGGCGCCATCGGCCTGTTCTGCTCTTCCCTGGATCAGGTCAGCGCGGCGCAATGGCTGACGGTTCCACTGACATTGCTGCTGTTCAACTTCGCGGTCTACGGGGTGCACCGCCATCTCGGGCATCACAAGCATGCCTTCGCCCGCCTGTTCTACGCACGGCACACCGGCGATCACCACAGTTTCTTCGCTCCCGGACACATGGCTTACGACAGCGCACGGGACTGGCGTGTGATCCTCTTTCCAGCCTGGCTGATCGTGCTGCACACTCTGCTGTTCGCCCTGCCCGCCTGGTGGCTGCTGAAACAGCTCGATAGCAACGTCGCCGCGCTGTTTGCCAGCTGCCTGGTGCTCGGCTACCTGATCTACGAGGTGTTTCACGCCTGTGAACACCTGCCCGCCGACCATCCCCTGAGCCAGATGCCGTGGATCCGCCAGATGCGCCGCCTGCATGAACTGCATCATCGGCGCGAATTGATGCAGGCGCGCAATTTTAATATCGTTCTGCCACTGGCCGACTACCTGTTCGGCACCCTGTATTGGGAAGACGAACCGGACCACGCCCATCCCTCATCGAGAATGCCCATGACCCGTCTGCAGCATCAGATCGACATTGCCCGCGAGCCCATTGCCGTCCTGGCCTATGCCAGTACCGTCAGCCGCTGGCCGGAGTGGCACCCGTCCTCGCTGCGCGTCGCCGGCCCTCCGGGGCCTTTGCATGCAGGGGCGCGATTCGAGGAAGACATTCATGCCGGAGGCCGTGCCGGACACTTGAGCTGGGAGGTCAGTGAGTACCTGCCGGGACGCCGCTGGAGCGCCCGGGCCCAGGGCGATCACGGACTGGAACTGCAATTGACCTATGAATGCACCGGCGACAGCGCTGACACCCGCTTCGTGCGCACCCTGGAATATCGCTTCAGCAGCCTGTGGATGCGCCTGGTCAATCAGTTACTGCTCAAGCGGCGGATCGAGCGTGAGTCGGCAGTTTCGATGCTGGCCCTGCGCGACATGGCACTGCTACCCCAGTCAATCAATGCCGGAGTCCTCGCCTGA
- the sohB gene encoding protease SohB, whose amino-acid sequence MEFLSEYASFLAKTVTLVIAILVVLVSFASLRSKGRRKAAGQLQVSKLNDFYKGLRERLEQTLLDKDQLKALRKSEAKSDKKQKKKPEAKPRVFVLDFDGDIKASATESLRHEITALLTLATPKDEVVLRLESGGGMVHSYGLASSQLARIRQAGVPLTVCIDKVAASGGYMMACIGEKIISAPFAVLGSIGVVAQLPNVNRLLKKHDIDFEVLTAGEYKRTLTVFGENTEKGREKFQEDLDVTHELFKNFVARYRPQLAIDEVATGEVWLGIAALEKQLVDELKTSDEYLAERAKGAELFHLHYAERKSLQERIGLAASGSVDRLLLTWWSRLTQQRFW is encoded by the coding sequence GTGGAGTTTTTGTCCGAGTACGCCAGTTTTCTCGCCAAGACCGTTACCCTGGTGATCGCCATCCTGGTGGTGCTGGTGAGTTTTGCCTCGTTGCGCAGCAAAGGTCGGCGCAAGGCCGCCGGTCAGTTGCAGGTCAGCAAGCTCAATGATTTCTACAAGGGGCTGCGCGAGCGTCTGGAGCAGACCTTGCTCGACAAGGATCAGCTCAAGGCCCTGCGCAAATCCGAAGCCAAGTCCGACAAGAAACAGAAGAAAAAGCCCGAGGCCAAGCCCCGGGTGTTCGTGCTGGACTTCGATGGCGACATCAAGGCCTCGGCCACCGAAAGCCTGCGTCACGAAATCACCGCGCTGCTGACCCTGGCCACGCCCAAGGATGAAGTGGTGCTGCGCCTGGAAAGCGGCGGTGGCATGGTCCACAGCTACGGCCTGGCGTCCTCGCAGCTGGCGCGCATCCGCCAGGCCGGGGTGCCGCTGACGGTGTGCATCGACAAGGTCGCGGCCAGCGGTGGCTACATGATGGCTTGCATCGGCGAGAAGATCATCAGCGCGCCCTTTGCCGTGCTCGGTTCGATTGGGGTGGTGGCGCAGTTGCCCAACGTCAATCGCCTGCTGAAAAAACACGACATCGACTTCGAAGTGCTGACGGCCGGCGAATACAAACGCACCCTGACCGTGTTCGGTGAAAACACCGAGAAGGGCCGGGAAAAGTTCCAGGAAGACCTGGACGTCACCCATGAACTGTTCAAGAACTTCGTGGCGCGCTATCGCCCGCAACTGGCCATTGATGAAGTGGCCACCGGCGAAGTCTGGCTGGGTATCGCGGCGCTGGAAAAACAGCTGGTCGATGAGCTGAAAACCAGCGACGAATACCTCGCCGAGCGGGCCAAGGGCGCCGAGTTGTTCCACCTGCACTATGCCGAGCGCAAGAGCCTGCAGGAGCGGATCGGGCTGGCGGCCAGCGGCTCGGTGGATCGCCTGCTGCTGACCTGGTGGAGCCGACTGACGCAACAACGCTTCTGGTAA
- a CDS encoding histidine phosphatase family protein has translation MGSIYLIRHGQASFGADDYDVLSPTGVRQAEVLGSHLAELGLSFDRCLAGDLRRQQHTATSALAQFGAVGLPVPVLETDPAFNEFDADAVIRALLPELLPQEPEALNILRNAAQNRGEFQRIFALIIERWLAGTYDPPGLESWLGFVERVQAGLQRILEQADNTQKIAVFTSGGTITALLHLITQMPAKQAFELNWQIVNTSLNHLKFRGREVALASFNSHAHLQLLKAPELITFR, from the coding sequence GTGGGCAGCATCTATCTGATACGACATGGCCAAGCCTCCTTTGGTGCAGACGACTACGACGTGTTGTCGCCGACCGGTGTTCGCCAGGCAGAAGTCCTCGGCAGCCACCTGGCTGAACTGGGCCTGAGCTTCGATCGCTGCCTGGCCGGCGACCTGCGCCGCCAGCAACACACCGCCACCAGCGCCCTCGCCCAATTCGGCGCCGTGGGCCTGCCGGTGCCGGTCCTGGAAACCGATCCGGCGTTCAACGAATTCGATGCCGACGCGGTGATCCGGGCGCTGCTCCCCGAACTGCTGCCGCAAGAGCCAGAAGCCCTGAACATCCTGCGCAACGCGGCGCAGAACCGTGGCGAGTTCCAGCGCATCTTCGCCCTGATCATCGAGCGCTGGCTGGCCGGCACCTATGATCCGCCGGGCCTGGAAAGCTGGCTGGGCTTTGTCGAACGGGTACAGGCCGGTTTGCAACGGATTCTCGAGCAGGCCGACAACACCCAGAAGATCGCCGTGTTCACCTCCGGCGGGACCATCACCGCCCTGCTCCACCTGATCACCCAAATGCCCGCCAAACAGGCTTTCGAGCTGAACTGGCAAATCGTCAACACCTCGCTCAACCACCTGAAATTTCGGGGTCGCGAGGTGGCCCTGGCTTCCTTCAACAGTCATGCCCACCTGCAACTGTTGAAGGCCCCGGAACTCATCACTTTCCGCTGA
- a CDS encoding DUF934 domain-containing protein produces the protein MQRIIKNNEVIDETWHLLPKDFNIDEISNCDDYIVPLQLWREHGRMLQARDGGLGVWLDADEEAEEIGDDVQHFQVIALNFPAFTDGRNYSNARLLRDRYGFKGELRAIGDILRDQLFYLRRCGFDAFALRADKDPYEALESLKDFSVTYQAATDEPLPLFRRR, from the coding sequence ATGCAGCGAATCATTAAGAACAACGAAGTCATCGACGAAACCTGGCACCTGCTGCCCAAGGATTTCAACATCGATGAAATCAGCAACTGCGACGACTACATCGTGCCGTTGCAGCTGTGGCGTGAACACGGGCGCATGCTCCAGGCCCGCGATGGCGGCCTGGGCGTGTGGCTGGACGCTGACGAAGAAGCCGAGGAAATTGGCGATGACGTGCAGCACTTCCAGGTGATTGCCCTGAACTTCCCGGCGTTCACCGATGGCCGCAACTACTCCAACGCCCGCCTGCTGCGTGACCGTTACGGCTTCAAGGGCGAGCTGCGAGCGATTGGCGACATCCTGCGCGACCAACTGTTCTACCTGCGCCGCTGCGGCTTTGACGCCTTTGCGCTGCGGGCCGACAAGGACCCGTATGAAGCCCTTGAAAGCCTCAAGGACTTCTCGGTGACCTACCAGGCCGCCACCGACGAGCCGCTACCGCTGTTCCGTCGCCGCTGA